A region of Vitis riparia cultivar Riparia Gloire de Montpellier isolate 1030 chromosome 1, EGFV_Vit.rip_1.0, whole genome shotgun sequence DNA encodes the following proteins:
- the LOC117919716 gene encoding F-box protein At1g67340, which produces MCTDNRVVKRRGDFSGDNVVCCRKRQRLAPESAGKSDFFEALPDDLVICILSKLSSSAGCPSDFINVLLTCKRFNGLGLHSLVLSRASSKSLAVRAKNWSESALRFLKLCADAGNVEACYTLGMIRFYCLQNRVSGASLMAKAAISSHAPALYSLAVIQFNGSVGSKNDKDLRAGVALCARAAFLGHIDALRELGHCLQDGYGVRQNVAEGRRFLVQANARELAAVLSSASSAVSSRSWLTWNPHQHHRHVTGSGCPLLSDFGCNVPAPEAHPASRFLAEWFAARGGVPGPGLRLCSHAGCGRPEMRRHEFRRCSVCGIVNYCSRACQALDWKLRHKAACAPVERWLVDDGDANGEGAVAGAAAEDDVIVAS; this is translated from the exons ATGTGTACGGACAATAGAGTAGTGAAGAGAAGAGGGGATTTTTCCGGCGACAACGTCGTTTGCTGCCGGAAACGGCAGAGGCTAGCGCCGGAGTCCGCCGGAAAGTCTGATTTCTTTGAAGCCTTGCCGGATGATCTCGTCATTTGTATTCTCAGCAAACTCAGCTCCTCTGCTGGATGTCCTTCGGATTTCATCAACGTTTTGCTCAC ATGCAAAAGATTTAACGGATTAGGTCTTCATTCTCTAGTGCTATCCAGAGCTTCTTCGAAATCGCTCGCCGTTAGAGCGAAGAACTGGTCTGAGTCGGCTCTTCGGTTCTTGAAACTTTGCGCCGATGCCGGCAACGTCGAGGCGTGCTACACTCTTGGCATG ATTCGTTTCTACTGTTTACAAAATCGAGTGAGCGGAGCTTCGCTGATGGCTAAAGCCGCTATAAGTTCGCACGCGCCGGCACTGTACTCGCTTGCCGTGATACAGTTCAACGGTAGCGTCGGCTCCAAGAACGACAAGGATCTTCGAGCCGGCGTGGCTCTCTGTGCCAGAGCTGCGTTCCTCGGCCACATCGACGCGCTTCGCGAACTTGGCCACTGCCTCCAAGACGGCTACGGCGTTCGCCAAAACGTTGCTGAAGGACGGCGGTTCCTTGTCCAAGCTAACGCCAGAGAGCTAGCCGCCGTCCTCTCCTCGGCATCTTCGGCAGTTTCGTCGCGCTCGTGGCTCACGTGGAATCCACACCAACATCATCGCCATGTAACCGGCTCGGGATGTCCGTTATTAAGCGATTTCGGCTGCAACGTGCCGGCACCGGAGGCGCATCCAGCAAGCCGCTTCTTGGCGGAGTGGTTCGCCGCTCGTGGTGGCGTTCCCGGTCCAGGGCTGAGGCTTTGCTCTCACGCCGGTTGTGGACGTCCGGAGATGAGACGACACGAGTTTCGTCGCTGTTCCGTGTGTGGTATCGTGAACTATTGCTCTCGCGCGTGTCAAGCACTCGACTGGAAGTTGCGCCACAAGGCAGCGTGCGCGCCGGTGGAGCGTTGGCTAGTCGACGACGGTGATGCTAACGGAGAAGGTGCTGTAGCCGGCGCCGCAGCGGAGGACGACGTCATCGTCGCTAGTTAA